Genomic window (Alligator mississippiensis isolate rAllMis1 chromosome 7, rAllMis1, whole genome shotgun sequence):
CTTTCTAAAAGATTCCTTCACTTCTTTGTTCCTTAGAGTGTAAATGAAAGGGTTTAGAAGTGGAGTTATTATAGTATTAAAAATGTTGATGAACTTGTTCCTGTCCAATGCATTTGGTGCAGAAGGCTTGACATGCAGAAAAATGGCAGAGCCAAACCAGATAGTCACAACGGTGAGATGGGCAGAGCAAGTGGAAAAGGCCTTTCTCTGGCCTTGGGCTGACCGaattttcaaaatggtggagaTGATGTAGATGTAGGAGATCAAGGTTACAGCACATGAGACCACGACAACAATAATTGACACACAGAGTGCTGCCAACTCGACAAGACTAGTgtcagtgcaggacagagctatcAAGGAATCTATGTCACAAAAAAAGTGATTGATAATGTTCGGGCCACAGAAAGACAGCCTGGATAATAGGAATACTAGCACAGAAATAGCCAGAAAACCACTCAGCCATGAGGCAAAGGCCAGCTGAGTACAGAAGGTGCTATTCATGAGGGAGCTATAGCACAGGGGGTGGCAGATAGCCTGGTAACGGTCATAGGCCATAACCGCTagtagaaagcactctgtagcGCCCAAGGAGAGAAGAAGGAACAATTGCATGATGCAAGGCAAGAAAGAAATGGCTTGGCTGTTCCCCAGCAGGATGCCCACAGCTTTGGGGACACAGGTTGTGGTGAACCAAAAATCCAGAAAGGACAGGTTGCAGAGGAAatagtacatgggggtgtggaggTGTGCGGTGGTCCACACCAAGGCTATGATGGACGTGTTCCCTATGACCGTCAGGCCATATATCATAGAAAACACCATGctgagggagaagaggaagcaCCACGTGCCAGGGAATCCCAGGAGG
Coding sequences:
- the LOC132251833 gene encoding olfactory receptor 6F1-like produces the protein MGNNSNVQEFILLGFPGTWCFLFSLSMVFSMIYGLTVIGNTSIIALVWTTAHLHTPMYYFLCNLSFLDFWFTTTCVPKAVGILLGNSQAISFLPCIMQLFLLLSLGATECFLLAVMAYDRYQAICHPLCYSSLMNSTFCTQLAFASWLSGFLAISVLVFLLSRLSFCGPNIINHFFCDIDSLIALSCTDTSLVELAALCVSIIVVVVSCAVTLISYIYIISTILKIRSAQGQRKAFSTCSAHLTVVTIWFGSAIFLHVKPSAPNALDRNKFINIFNTIITPLLNPFIYTLRNKEVKESFRKAFSRM